From the genome of Bombus vancouverensis nearcticus chromosome 4, iyBomVanc1_principal, whole genome shotgun sequence:
TCCTAGATTCGCGCGTTCGCTTctctcttttcgtttcttttattttgctCTCTTTTCGCATCGCTGCATAGACACGATACGCGTTCAGATACGAGAAAAACGCAAATTTCTGGTTAACGAGATCGTCCGCCCTAAATATCGTCGTTACACGTACCTCTTTCATACAAATCGCCTACTTATTTACGGATCGTGCGAAATTAAGCGAAAATTCGTTTCGCGCGATTGCTGGACTGCTCGATCGGTCGGCACCGATCGTCGTCTGGTTTCATCATCGACCTCCGTGTACCTTCGACGAGCCACGGGAACGCGTGCTACGCGACCACTTTTATACGCGACAAGGTACGCAGCTGGAAATACacaaatttcataataattctgGACACGGTTACGAGAAAATCGGGGAAGACGTTTAAAATGGCGTCGCACACGAGCGCGCACTTAGCATCGACCGCGCACGCGATTCTCGAGCAAACGAATCGAATACGAGGAGAACTCGTGCGAGTATTTGTAAATCGTCGACAGCGTCCGGCGTGTTCGCTTTCGAAACGTATGACGCGTGTACGCGAAAACGCCGCAGCTGTTGCTAGTTCGCGACCTTTTTCTGCGAGGTGGCtgggtgtgtgtgtgtgccCTGCCATTCAACGAAAACATTgtctttcctctcttttttgtcttttttttttacttttctttcatGGTCCACTTTCGTGTTCGCTTTCGTACCGCTTCACTGAAATCCTCGTATCGTCGATCTATCTTCTTACAACGCATATACCAGAATGATTATGAGAATGATGATCGCTATTGTCAGGCAAATTACGATGAACATCAATTTCTGCGAACAAAATACAACATTGCTGTCACTCGATGAACGCACAAAGCGCATCCAAGAACAGAGCCGCGAAAAAGAATTCTCGGTTGAGAAGTTGGAGCTCGGGCCAATGCTCGAGAAGCCGATACGATCGCCACAGAGGACGTGCGACCAACTCGTTACACGACGAGGAAGAATCGCGAGAGTTTGATTCGAGGCGCTCGAATCGCCGACTCCGCTGCTGCCCTCTTTCCTTTCGAGCTATCGCAGTGACTCCATTTTACTTTAGAATCTCGCGCGCACCGATTCTACGATGTTACGAGAGATCGCGCGAGAGGGCACAAGGGCGAGTCGGCGATCAGAGTGCGAATAGAAAAAGATTGGCGCGTTAGTGAGACGAGCGGTTGTGGGTTAATGAAGGTTATTGCGTTACGAACAACAAACAAGTTTCGTTTTTAGGTGTTAGAGACCAGAGCCAGGGGAAACAAGAGCTCGGAGGAAAATAGCGAAGCTGGTTCCGCTTGCCAAGAACGAGGCGCCTGCGTTCGCGCGTTAGAAACAATCTGCTTCTACGCAACAGCGTTTAGAAACGCGGCAAACCCGAAATCCTCCGGCGAATTCCGAAATCCTTCGACGAACGTGTACTCGTTTCttgtcatcgtcatcgtcatctaTTTCTTTATATACGTAATTACGTGCGTCGCTGACCAACCACTCCGTTTACCACGAGTATAATATTCTCTAGCTGCGCTTCTTTGTCTCTTCGCTTGTTTCCTCGCGCGCCTATTATCGTCGCTTGTTCGATCGGCGCTCTTCCTCTGTTCTTGGTGTCGTATCGAAGCGTCGGTCAAGCGTCGCACACGCGTTCCGAAATCCCGAGTATCGCATCGTGTCCCATTACCCAATTCCTAGCGCGCGTTTCTCGAATTCTTTAGCTCGGAACGCTTCCTATTATTATGGCGATTAATATCACGACCGATATTAACACGCAGATTACGATGAAGATCATTTTCTGTggacagaaaaaaaaaagatacgatTCGTGTGAGAAACCGGCGAAACAGCGACGAACGAATCCGTCGAAGCGCGGGCAAAGTGCAGAAATCACCAGAGGAGTAGGGAAACGTTGCGCCGTGTCGTTACCACGGTTCGATGAGAAAGCGGCAGACGCATCGGTTCTTGCACACTTAACAAGGAGAGcacgaaggagaagaagacaGGCAAGGCAAGCAGACAGAGATCGAGATCGAGATCGCGACCGATAATACTGGACGAAAGAAGAGATTATCAAGGTTTGAGTCGAGAGGAAGGGGAAAcgtaaagagagaaaaaaaaaaataggtgAAACACGCGTTTCTGCGCGAACTGTTGCGTCAGCTTCGATTCTAAAAATGGAAGTTTGCGACTGTTCGCAAGCAAGAAGAGAAGCGGCCGATGACGTACCTTTACGTTGCACATGCTGTTGATACGTTTATCTACGTCGGCGTCAGCTCTGCGCTCGAACGTATTGCACGACACACGACATACGACATCGAAAAGTCGAACAAAAGCaaagcgaaagagagagaacgtacgtaaatagagaaagaaactCGTACACGACACACGATCCGTTGCCACCGCTTTGGAAAAGAAATTCGCAAAGCCAGAGTGAGCGATTAACGCGTACGATGATCCGTGTCGCGAGGCAAACACTGAACGAGTGGCTTCGGATGTCGACGAAAGgagtcgtcgttgtcgtcatcGTCGGAGAAATACGGATACGACcgaggagaaagaagaaagagaagaaaggagaaacagAGGTATAGGAAggcaagaaagaaagagagagaagaaagaaatcgCGAGATATCGAGAGAAAGATATGCGTCGACTGGTTGCTGTCGTCTCGTGTTTTGGCCACGAAATCCTCGGGGCCTCCACCCCTCGTTCCTCCTATAACGAAGTAGGAACAACTATCGATGATCGCCGCTGGATAATTATCGCCCCTATCGATCGTTCTTTCTATCGAAAGCGATCCGGCGGCGATCAACCGTTATCGATTCGATTCGTTTACCTTACGAGCTTTGCTTCGATACTCCTCGGCCTTGATCAGCTCCTCCCAGGCTTGGCCAACGTGGTCGCCGGTTTGATCCACGAGGTATTCAATGCGGTCCACTAACTCACCCTGACGTGCCGTACCAGGAATAGGACGGATGGGACCGATGGAAACGAACAACGGGAAGAGATGGTGCGGACCGGAGCATGGCGATTGGGACCTCGGGGAGCGAGATCGAACGGGACGAAAAGGAATCGCAACGGTAACCGGTGGATCGCCTCCAACAAGGATGTACCCAAAGTTAATCGTTATGCTTCGTCGCACGCGTGTTCATGTGCGTTTACACGTATACGTACACGAACGTAATCGGATCCGACGACGAGCGTACGTATACGCATAAGCAGCGTGCACAGATAGAGGTAAACACACCATGAGCGAAGCCACACACCGCGGTACACCATATACCGCACACGTCGCAGCGTATCGGCAGCGCCATCACCCCGCGGGTAAGAAACAGCCGCGACGCCATCCCAAACAAAGTTTCACGCCCGTCGACGTAAAACGCGTGTACACGTTGTGTTTTCGCATATGACCGACAGGTGTACACGCGCGTGTACGCACAAATCCAATCGTAAACAAGAGTTAGACGGTTAGAGAGCACAGATTAGTACGTGAGATTTTAGTAGTACAAATAAGAGCCACATTTAGCACACTCATTTTCAGTAGGACAGAGCGACACAAGTAGAGAGACACAGAggcacgcacacacacatatatatatatacgcgcgCGCACATAGAAAAAGTAGAGAAAACAATCAAAGTGGGTAAAGGACGCGTAATACATACATCGTAATACATAAATGCACATCGAACGTAAGAACGCACATAGGTGTGTAAGTATGCGCGCGAGCGTCGTTTCGATTGTACAAAATGTGGTAACGGAAACGACAGAGAAAGCGTCGTCGTTATTTGATGTCGTGTcatagtagtagcagtagtagcagtaatagtagtagtaataatggtaatagtagtaatagtagtgaTAGTAGTAATAGTAAGCATACGCGTAAAGGCGCACCAGATAAACCAAAAAGCGTAAAAGGTTTCACATAGTAGCGTAAAAATGTACAGGATGAAAGAGAACCGCGAATACGTGGATGAACGCGATGAAGTAAGAGTGGATAGGCAGAGGAGAAGGGACAAAGGTTAAGAGAGTCGTCGTGAATGATAGAGAGGGGGAGACAGGGGATCAAAGGAGAAAACAAAAAGTGACCAATTAGACGCGAACGAAAGATCGATGGTTTGAGATCTGGGGAGGACTCACCCGTCGAGCTTTGCTTTGATACTTGAGCGCTTTTTTGGTGTCCTGCGTAGCCGTCTGCACGTAGTCCACCGCGTGTTCCACGTGGTATTCTATGCGATCTATCATCTCGCCCTAAAGTAGGTGCGTGGCGCGAATCCACACAGCGTAACAGGGGAAGAGAGAGAGCGATGTTAGTTGTATAGTCGGTTAAAAGCCGAGTAACGATTAAGATCAAGATTTTTCTCATGCACCGCTACACACGGAACAGGGAAAAcgacgagaaagaaaaagagagagaaccATAGCCACgacgataataaaaaaaaaatgaagtcaCGAAGACGAGTCGAGCTAGAGTTGTCCAAAACTTGCTAATTACATTTCTctgtttgataaaaaaaaaaaaaaaagaaaagataaaagatTTGACGTTATCGTCGTGttaatatcgataatatcgtTATTACTGTTATTTATTTAGTCGTTCGCTGGTATAGCATGCATCTTTAATTTACCAACAACGGCCATTGACCTATTCTTCCTCGTTAGCCGGTCGCGGTCAAGAAAACTGGCGAGAAAGCTCTGTCAATGGCCGCCGCGTTAGCGAACTCGACAAACACCAAAAACGAGATCAAAGCGAATAGCCGATGTGTTTGGCAAAGAAGAAGCTGGCCGCGAAAGAAAAGTTACATGGTTCGCGCTACGCCCCTCTTAAAATTCATCCTTTTCTCCGTCTCCCGAGTACTTCCGTGTGCTTCGTTAAACTTTGCCACCCGTATATGTTATACTTACCTCTAACGCAAACGAATGCgattttaaataacaaaacgaCGATAAATATCAAAATCTCGGTATCGCGTGAGCGTATCGAAGGAACGTTAACGAACGATCGAAATAAACAAACGTAGCGGTGACGTGCAGAAGTAGCAGCTGACAAAAGTACTATGCAAATACCGAGACTTTCTGTTTCTACGCTCATAGACTATCGTACGAAAAGACAAGaggaaacatttttcaaaacaAAAAATGGATGCAATATGATAACGAATAATCGAAAAGACAAACTGTGGAAAGCAAAGTCGGAGGGTGAACTGGGGGACGATTAAACAACTGCGACGTTAGGTCGCGGACCTTACCTGACTTTCTACCAACATCGCCATGTCCATGAACATATCGTGAAGTTCCCTGATCGAATTTTCTAGTTTAATGATGTCGGCATGACGCGCCTCGATATCGGCGAGCGTCTGTTTCGCTTGTTGCGTTTCCATGATAATCTGCGAGAAACGCGTCTCGATACAGCACCATGTTTTCGATCCATgtagaaacgaagaaacgaaacgcTTACCCCCTGCGTGAACACCGCCGGATTTCCCTGTTCCAGCATTTCCTCCAGTTCCTCGTTGGTGGTCGTCCTACCGGCTAAAAGTAGAAACCGATGGTCGTTTAAACTCTAACATAAGGCGTAACACGCGGTCAACTACGTGCTCTTATACGATATACAGATACAAGCAATGATCCTCGCTTACTGATTTCCAGCTGTCGTTGTATCCTTCCCTTACACCGTTCTCTGTAATCGGTTTGCGTTCGATTGTACTCCGTCATCACTTCGACGAACTTCCTCGAAAGCGTCGAATGCTGTGTCTTGCGTATCCTCAAATCCGCCGAAGATTTGTTCGTGTGCTCTTCTTGCTCGATATTTTGTTCTATCACTGTCCACATGGGAAACATAATATCAAAACAGAGTCGGCTAGCGGACACAGTCCAAACCATATATACAACATGCCTGTCTTCTCAAAACGCGACTACTTTTTATTTATAGCGAGCAGAGGTGCCCGTGGCTTTCACCACAAATACCTTCGCGTGCAATCTGTGCGTGAAAATTTACACGCGCGTTCATTCAAGCCGAAGAACGATGTTGGCGCGTCCAGAGACAAAAGCCACGCGTACCTCTGTTAACACTATAAATACACCCCCAAATCAGGGCAAGACACGATCAAGAATCAAGCGTTCGATCGGCTTTTCGCAACGCACGGTCGATTTAACTACGGCCATCGTACGTATATAGTTATAGACATACTTTTAAAGTAAATCTCGCAATTGGGTGAATTAACGTTACGCGATATTTGTATAAAGGCTTGCATTCATTTCGTCGCGCATCTATCTAGGCTCTGTCTCTTACCCTTCAACTTGGCTCTGACTTTATTGGCCGTTTTCTTGATATCGGACATCAGGTCTTCCAATTCCATTTTAACCTCTGCAATGAGAAAACAAAAACTTGATTCATTCTGTTATCTAAGTATCTTGCCATCGTTTAACCACGTTTCTCGATACGTCCCTTTCCATGAATTCACAAGCAACTCGTCAACGGCCCATAATTCTTCTTTCGACGCGTAAAAGTATCGCTCGAGATACGTCGAAAGTATCGAAACCAGATAGTCTACGTTTTTTTCAAGCTCTCTCGTGGCAAATGCCTGAGTTTCGGTTACGTTTACGTTCGGAGTTAATTGCCTGAACGAGAGAACGCGACAGATGGCGACTCCTTAGGACCCGAAACGGAGGAAAGCAAAAATGCAACGACACGATTCCACTCGATCGGTATTTCCTGCTGTCATCGGCAAAGTCTTTTCCACCTGACCCGGTTGTCACCGGATACTCCCTGTAACCCCTTTCTCATCCCTGTTCGTCATTCATCGACAGGGTTGCCCGATCAATTCCACCAACCGCACGGAACCGTATCGCCAATTATCGCGCGTTTATTAAAACGTACCATATCCGTCGTACGCTACCCATGTCGTGTCGCGTACGTACTATGCATACGTACAACATACACCTATGTGGTCTACGTATCTATCTATATGTCGgtgatgaaaggacatcggggcctttcttttggaatttttgggaacatccccaatactttaacctagactttttattatagttgtactTAAATAACgaaacttagaagtagttgtttatgatttaatcGGATTATGTTTGGCTGAGATTTATGACAGtaggcttgggctcgaagtgacacaactggtcggtaaacgtagccacggtcacgagatggatgtttttacctaacagaggtatggagtagttgtatagctctccttaaaaatataGTTGTGGCAGCACACGTGGACAAATCAAGCCACGCGtggttttgcctcggagtatcaatatcgtaGAACACACACATATTGTACTAATAATCGAGCTCCGGACagaacaatgtcgccgctaacGTGCAACCGTCTAACAAAGGCGATTGGAATTTTATCGGTACCCCCTcgaacaatataatataaacgaACGCGGTCGTAAGGAGAGGAGAGTTTCATCACTCGCAGTCGCATGCGATCTCATCAGCGAGTTACATACCGTCTTTACGAGTTAATACCGAGCGTTCTAGCGAACATTCTTTGACTCGAGTGGTACAGAGAAAAGCATATAAgtgcagttccacttggactgagCTAGTTAGTTGAGTTCTACTTGTACCGTCGATAAGTAAGTTGAGTTACGCTTGAATCGTGGACAAGTAAGTTAAGTTCGACTAAGGACTTTGAAAGAAAGCGCATttgctatcccgttgaccgtggattcgttatcgaacctaagatcattgtcactagcatctcgagtatctaatcaccacggttcaaattctgtaataatcatatttgtaccagTAAATATCATCTCTATTGTATAACAACAATGGCTagtccaaatgaagattcgttacacgcccctaaccTCAATGAGAACTCGACTTATATATAAGTACCTACTGATACTAGTTAAAAAGCAAGGTTCGAGCCTAGAGACGTGGTCGAACGACGTacagagaagaaaggaaaacatTTTGACCGATCGAGATTTCCAAGATCGTATCTCCGATCGAATTTGTATT
Proteins encoded in this window:
- the Syx1A gene encoding syntaxin 1A isoform X2, whose product is MTKDRLAALVAAQSDDDDVADDVSVNVGGPDDFMTEFFAEVEEIREMIDRIQTNVEDVKKKHSAILSAPQTDEKVKMELEDLMSDIKKTANKVRAKLKVIEQNIEQEEHTNKSSADLRIRKTQHSTLSRKFVEVMTEYNRTQTDYRERCKGRIQRQLEITGRTTTNEELEEMLEQGNPAVFTQGIIMETQQAKQTLADIEARHADIIKLENSIRELHDMFMDMAMLVESQGEMIDRIEYHVEHAVDYVQTATQDTKKALKYQSKARRKMIFIVICVLISVVILIAIIIGSVPS
- the Syx1A gene encoding syntaxin 1A isoform X1; translated protein: MTKDRLAALVAAQSDDDDVADDVSVNVGGPDDFMTEFFAEVEEIREMIDRIQTNVEDVKKKHSAILSAPQTDEKVKMELEDLMSDIKKTANKVRAKLKVIEQNIEQEEHTNKSSADLRIRKTQHSTLSRKFVEVMTEYNRTQTDYRERCKGRIQRQLEITGRTTTNEELEEMLEQGNPAVFTQGIIMETQQAKQTLADIEARHADIIKLENSIRELHDMFMDMAMLVESQGEMIDRIEYHVEHAVDYVQTATQDTKKALKYQSKARRKKIMIMICLAILAVVLTTTIGGYFGL